One genomic region from Salinicola endophyticus encodes:
- a CDS encoding response regulator transcription factor yields the protein MAFAQKFIVADDHPLFRAALNQALRQVSPQAEIVEADTMEATTEVVTRHPDADLILLDLHMPGAHGFSGLIQLRGQMPDIPVTVVSGSEELDVVRRAIDYGASGFIPKSASLDAIAEAIGEVLKGEVWLPAEMADAMGEGNEEDARFAEAIASLTPQQFRVLNMLTEGLLNKQIAYELNVSEATIKAHVTAILRKLGVHSRTQAVIAAQKLEIDPPKVVDN from the coding sequence ATGGCTTTTGCCCAGAAATTCATCGTTGCCGATGACCACCCACTCTTCCGGGCGGCGCTCAATCAGGCGCTGCGCCAGGTATCGCCTCAGGCGGAAATCGTCGAAGCGGATACCATGGAAGCGACCACCGAGGTGGTGACGCGTCACCCGGATGCCGATCTCATCCTGCTCGATCTGCACATGCCGGGGGCGCACGGCTTTTCCGGGCTCATTCAGCTGCGCGGACAGATGCCGGATATCCCGGTCACCGTGGTCTCGGGCAGTGAAGAGCTCGACGTGGTACGTCGCGCCATCGACTACGGCGCCTCCGGCTTCATTCCCAAGTCGGCTTCGCTCGACGCCATCGCCGAGGCGATCGGTGAAGTGCTGAAAGGGGAAGTGTGGCTGCCCGCCGAGATGGCCGATGCCATGGGCGAGGGCAATGAGGAGGACGCCCGCTTCGCCGAGGCGATCGCCTCGCTCACGCCGCAGCAGTTTCGCGTGCTCAACATGCTCACCGAGGGGCTGCTCAACAAGCAGATCGCCTACGAGTTGAACGTCTCCGAAGCCACCATCAAGGCCCACGTCACCGCCATTCTGCGCAAGCTCGGCGTGCACTCCCGCACCCAGGCGGTGATCGCGGCGCAGAAACTCGAGATCGACCCGCCCAAGGTGGTCGACAACTAA